From Desulfallas thermosapovorans DSM 6562, the proteins below share one genomic window:
- a CDS encoding Spx/MgsR family RNA polymerase-binding regulatory protein, whose translation MSWLLFEYPSUGTVKKAKAWLDKKGITYQTRHIVKERPTREEIIDLHKKSGLDIKKLFNTRGAKYKELGLKDIIKTAKDDDLYNFLASDGMLVKRPILTNGEKVLIGFKEQDWEEAFAQY comes from the coding sequence GTGTCGTGGCTTTTGTTTGAATATCCCAGTTGAGGTACTGTTAAAAAGGCCAAGGCTTGGCTTGATAAAAAAGGCATCACCTATCAGACTCGTCATATTGTGAAGGAGCGGCCTACCCGGGAAGAAATTATTGATTTGCATAAAAAAAGTGGCTTGGATATAAAAAAGTTATTTAATACCAGGGGGGCTAAATACAAGGAACTTGGTTTAAAAGATATTATCAAGACCGCAAAGGATGATGACTTATACAATTTTCTGGCCTCCGACGGTATGCTGGTTAAGCGCCCTATTTTGACTAACGGTGAAAAAGTACTGATTGGTTTTAAAGAACAGGATTGGGAAGAAGCCTTTGCCCAGTACTGA
- a CDS encoding ImmA/IrrE family metallo-endopeptidase: MILDKDYVPVISGKDMDREAAKFLLKYCPRALVEPMPVPVEEIAELEMNLDIDYVHIAEDGSTLGMMIFTGGNVQLYHQETGRYTWQHYEAGTMLVESSLTEAGNRGRERFTIAHEMVHWDRHRIRFLMLSPRNGQLAGACRCPRERVCRPRTPEEWMEWQADNLAAAILMPAEMFKRKALEFRAMYDAGDLFDGCSFSEILGEDITRQAIINDLAQFFQVSRQAAQIRGVRLKVL, encoded by the coding sequence ATGATACTGGACAAGGACTATGTGCCCGTTATCAGTGGAAAGGATATGGACCGGGAAGCGGCAAAGTTTCTGCTGAAATACTGCCCCCGGGCTCTGGTGGAACCCATGCCGGTTCCCGTGGAGGAAATTGCGGAGCTCGAAATGAACCTGGATATTGATTATGTGCATATCGCTGAAGACGGCAGCACCCTGGGCATGATGATATTCACCGGTGGAAATGTTCAGCTTTACCACCAGGAAACAGGCCGGTATACCTGGCAGCACTACGAAGCGGGAACCATGCTGGTGGAAAGCAGTCTCACCGAAGCGGGGAACAGGGGCCGGGAGCGGTTCACCATTGCCCATGAAATGGTGCACTGGGACAGGCACCGGATCAGGTTTTTAATGCTTTCCCCCCGGAACGGGCAGCTGGCCGGGGCTTGCCGCTGTCCCCGGGAAAGGGTATGCAGGCCCAGAACTCCCGAGGAATGGATGGAATGGCAGGCCGATAACCTGGCGGCGGCCATTTTAATGCCGGCGGAGATGTTTAAAAGAAAGGCGCTGGAATTCAGGGCCATGTACGATGCAGGGGATTTGTTCGATGGTTGCAGCTTTTCCGAAATTTTGGGTGAAGATATCACCCGGCAGGCAATTATTAATGATTTGGCCCAGTTTTTTCAAGTATCCAGGCAGGCGGCCCAGATCAGGGGGGTCAGGCTTAAAGTTTTATAA
- a CDS encoding sigma-70 family RNA polymerase sigma factor produces MNRVIKVGRELVPVSEEVYREYYRLARRQRYMERDIKVGRIQVDPAGETAVFVPSKEDSIDRLLEQGVDFAGRQTTEDIVCHKTTRLALQRALAALEPGERELIRALYYENRTVREVARENNVSHVAVVKRHQRVLDKLRKFFI; encoded by the coding sequence ATGAACAGAGTTATCAAAGTCGGCCGGGAATTGGTGCCCGTGAGTGAGGAGGTTTACCGGGAGTATTACCGCCTGGCCCGGCGCCAGAGGTACATGGAAAGGGATATCAAGGTGGGGCGCATCCAGGTCGACCCCGCCGGCGAAACTGCGGTTTTCGTGCCCAGTAAAGAGGATTCCATCGACCGGTTATTGGAGCAGGGGGTGGACTTTGCCGGCCGGCAAACCACCGAGGATATTGTTTGCCACAAAACCACCCGCCTGGCGCTGCAAAGGGCCCTGGCGGCGCTGGAACCCGGGGAGCGGGAGCTGATCCGGGCGCTGTATTATGAAAACCGTACCGTGAGGGAGGTGGCCCGGGAAAACAATGTTTCCCACGTGGCCGTGGTGAAAAGGCATCAGAGGGTGCTGGACAAGCTGAGAAAATTTTTTATCTAA
- a CDS encoding DUF1659 domain-containing protein, translating into MAVDKIPSGTALRMQFQTGVDGDGDPIYRTKSLSNVKTEAQDQDIFDVAQALVQLQEYPLVAVQRVDSAILEEV; encoded by the coding sequence ATGGCGGTTGATAAAATCCCCAGCGGCACAGCATTACGGATGCAGTTCCAGACCGGGGTGGACGGTGACGGTGATCCCATCTACCGCACCAAGAGCCTCAGCAACGTAAAAACCGAGGCCCAGGATCAGGACATTTTCGACGTGGCCCAGGCCCTGGTGCAGCTGCAGGAGTACCCCTTGGTGGCAGTGCAGCGTGTGGACAGCGCCATACTGGAGGAAGTATAG
- a CDS encoding DUF2922 domain-containing protein, with product MAATQTLQMTFVTQAGTRTTISLDNPRDDLTEAEVVSAMDEIIAKNIFNTSGGDLVSKHSAQIVDRTVSVLYGGQA from the coding sequence ATGGCAGCAACCCAAACACTGCAAATGACCTTTGTCACCCAGGCGGGCACCAGGACCACCATCTCCCTGGATAATCCCAGGGACGACCTCACCGAAGCCGAAGTGGTATCCGCCATGGACGAGATCATCGCCAAAAACATCTTCAACACCAGCGGCGGCGATCTGGTATCCAAGCATAGTGCCCAAATCGTTGATCGGACGGTTAGCGTTCTCTACGGGGGGCAGGCTTAA
- a CDS encoding YvrJ family protein, with protein MEEMAQLASNYGFPMVVAGYLLVRLEPLIRDLEKSITLLTMVVARQSDVDVEQIRQIVEGGRKNTAPGDIWGRG; from the coding sequence ATGGAGGAAATGGCCCAACTGGCGTCCAATTACGGTTTTCCCATGGTGGTGGCCGGGTATCTCCTGGTGCGGCTGGAGCCGCTGATCAGGGATTTGGAAAAATCCATCACCCTGCTGACCATGGTGGTGGCCAGACAATCGGATGTGGACGTTGAGCAGATCCGGCAGATTGTAGAGGGTGGGCGGAAAAATACCGCGCCCGGGGATATTTGGGGCCGGGGGTGA
- a CDS encoding sigma factor-like helix-turn-helix DNA-binding protein, with amino-acid sequence MDTKRQLYGINRLLADVYGENIRISALLADYLDAAQLEFIKTEKLAEFLRMMVFGIRCCFVTIAGGMRLYSILSARYGLEGEAPRTLAQIGEIEGVTRERIRQLEQKALHRLKPTTKFNVLKQLACLAAREVLGIVELPAWPGKTHDTESDNPPPPSTLTAESLEKILITDDVVTLKTLHQNINSAVGAERGNPGHIRYSMLRHWLIENGYLKENNKRDQA; translated from the coding sequence ATGGATACTAAAAGGCAGCTTTACGGTATTAACAGGCTGCTGGCCGATGTATATGGGGAAAATATTCGTATTAGCGCCCTTTTGGCGGATTATTTGGATGCGGCGCAGTTGGAATTCATTAAAACGGAAAAATTGGCTGAGTTTTTGCGAATGATGGTTTTTGGTATCCGTTGCTGTTTTGTCACTATCGCTGGTGGGATGCGCCTGTATTCCATTCTTTCCGCACGGTATGGGCTAGAGGGAGAAGCGCCTCGTACTTTAGCTCAGATTGGGGAAATTGAGGGCGTGACGCGGGAACGCATTCGCCAACTGGAGCAAAAAGCTTTGCATAGATTAAAGCCAACCACAAAGTTTAACGTGCTCAAACAGTTGGCCTGTCTTGCGGCTCGGGAAGTGCTGGGCATTGTAGAACTACCTGCGTGGCCGGGCAAGACCCATGACACGGAATCGGATAATCCCCCACCCCCATCTACGCTAACCGCCGAGTCGCTGGAAAAAATTTTGATCACCGACGATGTGGTCACACTCAAAACCCTGCACCAAAATATCAATTCTGCCGTGGGTGCGGAACGTGGAAACCCCGGTCATATCCGCTATAGTATGTTGCGGCACTGGTTGATTGAAAACGGGTATTTAAAAGAAAATAATAAAAGGGACCAGGCTTAA
- a CDS encoding helix-turn-helix domain-containing protein, whose product MSPNKFGSFVTAKRKAKDITLRKMAELLDFSPAYWSDIEKGRRNPPSLHKLEEIAKILLLSDEETDHMIDLASEDRNEIPMDLPEYIKDNPLARAALRKARKKETVEGKRAVTEKAWKQFIQALDEEGGQA is encoded by the coding sequence GTGTCTCCCAATAAATTCGGTTCATTTGTTACGGCAAAAAGGAAGGCTAAGGATATCACGCTTAGAAAAATGGCGGAACTGTTGGATTTTTCGCCCGCTTACTGGAGTGATATAGAAAAGGGCAGGAGAAATCCACCCAGCTTGCATAAACTGGAGGAAATAGCTAAAATATTGCTTTTATCAGATGAAGAAACAGATCACATGATCGACCTGGCCTCCGAGGACAGAAATGAAATTCCTATGGATCTACCCGAATACATAAAGGATAACCCCCTTGCCAGAGCCGCCCTTAGAAAAGCCCGCAAAAAAGAAACCGTGGAGGGAAAGCGCGCCGTTACTGAAAAGGCGTGGAAACAGTTCATCCAGGCCCTGGATGAAGAAGGGGGTCAGGCTTAA
- a CDS encoding HEPN domain-containing protein, which translates to MCFKAPNHSFLKYQFLDRLLAQYRLQKAYDHLKSAEILLDAGMYNDSLGRSYYAMFNAARALLALKQLDSKKHSGVISLFNQHFVKSGIINRTAGRDLNKARVRRESSDYADFYLVSKEETYTQLETAKRFLKIVKLAIEKWQ; encoded by the coding sequence ATTTGTTTTAAGGCCCCTAACCACAGTTTTTTAAAGTATCAATTCTTAGACAGGCTGCTAGCTCAGTACCGCCTTCAAAAAGCATATGATCACCTTAAATCAGCAGAAATACTATTAGATGCCGGCATGTATAACGATTCCCTAGGACGATCTTATTACGCCATGTTTAATGCAGCCAGGGCGCTTTTAGCTCTAAAACAACTTGATAGCAAAAAACATAGCGGGGTAATATCTCTGTTCAACCAACACTTTGTAAAGTCTGGTATAATTAACCGTACGGCTGGTAGAGACTTAAATAAGGCTAGGGTAAGGCGAGAATCATCTGATTACGCAGATTTTTATTTAGTCAGTAAAGAAGAAACATATACCCAGTTGGAAACGGCAAAAAGATTTTTAAAGATTGTTAAATTAGCCATAGAAAAATGGCAATAA